The proteins below come from a single Yamadazyma tenuis chromosome 5, complete sequence genomic window:
- the ATG1 gene encoding Serine/threonine-protein kinase (EggNog:ENOG503NY72; COG:O,T,U) codes for MSASVISTDSRRSTGQPERIGNYQLGKEIGKGSFATVYKCINLKTNQAVAIKSVVRSKLKSKKLLENLEIEISILKSMKHPHIVGLLDYEQSSSHFHLVMDYCSMGDLSYFIRKRNQLIKTHPVISSLLDRYPSPEGSHGLNQVLVIHFLKQLSSALSFLRDKSLVHRDIKPQNLLLCPPSHSKEDFEANHFVGLWELPILKIADFGFARFLPSTSMAETLCGSPLYMAPEILRYEKYNAKADLWSVGAVLYEMTVGKPPFKAANHIELLKNIEKSNDRIKFPSSSKVPDSLKKLVRSLLKYNPTERISFNEFFNDQLIVDELDSVDKPLETSQLDENLFISEYISPIPKITNKIEPLTKLSSHEDKVNPHELRNTTASSKENRDEEIKKIINKNSPGPEPMSESMRRNAGSNKFHDSLIKNDSALLEKDYVVVEKRAVEVNAIADELAQAGSGAVAIRRSSSTSSGGSGENNSLKYASPHFKKYSTRSNSGTSQRRPSLSDRRISISISPSNALSKAIGLASNRLFGYNNQISEEANRKILLDGAASGFGESSAFFTSPNFTNQLLSHKFNLPTSSSLQAQGQGISQIQSLSADEVVLLRLESLATKAHAINLFADVKFTQLIPSPPSNDDDLDDDLLHQNDILPPKMIKTISEEGVVLYVKTLSLLAKGMTIASEWWYSQVEVERSNSDSQINTRSHGSSPSPTPSLNSNINISVRINELVQWIREKFNESLEKAEFIKLRLQEVDSILESESGEQGSDSNLTSMVSNLSVSGNKAVAEKLIFDRALEMSRNAAVNELVKEDLKGCELAYSTAIWMLEALLDDDLESSNKLDTEDKQMIEKFVVSIGNRLSVLKRKLDFAGN; via the coding sequence ATGTCGGCTTCGGTAATATCCACTGATAGCCGCCGGTCAACTGGCCAACCTGAGAGAATAGGCAATTACCAACTCGGTAAAGAAATTGGTAAAGGGTCATTTGCGACAGTTTACAAGTGTATCAATTTAAAGACAAACCAGGCAGTGGCCATCAAATCCGTTGTCAGATCCAAATtaaagtccaagaagttgttggagaacttggaaataGAAATCTCCATTTTGAAGTCCATGAAACATCCTCATATCGTGGGATTGTTGGATTATGAGCAGAGCTCTTCTCACTTCCATTTGGTCATGGACTATTGTTCCATGGGAGATTTGTCTTACTTCATCAGAAAGAGAAACCAGCTTATCAAAACTCACCCGGTCATATCTAGTCTACTCGATCGGTACCCTTCACCTGAAGGATCCCATGGTCTTAACCAAGTCTTGGTGATCCACTTTTTAAAGCAATTAAGCTCGGCCCTACTGTTCTTGAGAGATAAGTCTTTGGTCCATAGGGATATCAAGCCTCAAAACCTCTTATTGTGCCCTCCTTCTCATTCTAAGGAAGACTTTGAAGCAAATCATTTTGTGGGACTCTGGGAATTGcccattttgaagattgcAGATTTTGGCTTTGCCAGATTCTTGCCCTCTACGTCTATGGCTGAAACTTTGTGTGGCTCTCCGCTTTATATGGCTCCTGAGATTTTGAGATACGAAAAGTATAATGCTAAGGCCGACTTATGGTCCGTTGGTGCAGTGTTGTACGAGATGACAGTTGGAAAGCCCCCTTTCAAGGCTGCCAACCATATCGAGTTATTAAAGAATATTGAAAAGTCAAACGACAGAATCAAGTTCCCCTCATCTTCTAAGGTCCCAGAtagcttgaagaagttggttaGGTCCTTGTTGAAATACAATCCAACCGAGAGAATCAGCTTTAAtgagtttttcaatgatCAGTTGATTGTAGATGAGTTGGACAGCGTTGACAAGCCTTTGGAAACTAGTCAATTAGATGAAAACTTGTTTATCTCTGAGTACATCTCACCCATTCCAAAGATTACCAACAAAATTGAACCTTTAACTAAGTTAAGTTCTCATGAAGATAAGGTAAACCCTCATGAGTTGAGAAATACAACTGCCTCTTCAAAGGAGAAcagagatgaagaaatcaagaagatcatcaacaagaataGTCCTGGTCCTGAGCCTATGTCTGAATCAATGAGGCGCAACGCTGGTTCCAATAAATTCCATGACTCTCTAATCAAGAATGATAGTgctcttttggaaaaggattatgttgttgttgaaaagagaGCAGTTGAAGTCAACGCAATCGCTGATGAGTTGGCCCAAGCTGGAAGTGGTGCAGTTGCTATTCGTCggtcttcttcaacctcaAGCGGTGGATCAGGTGAAAACAATTCCTTGAAGTATGCTTCTCCTCATTTTAAAAAATATTCAACCAGAAGCAACTCTGGAACTAGTCAAAGAAGACCTAGTCTTAGTGATAGAAGGATTTCAATCTCGATTTCTCCTTCCAATGCTTTGAGCAAAGCTATTGGTTTGGCCTCCAATAGATTATTCGGTTATAACAACCAAATCCTGGAGGAAGCGAACAGGAAAATATTGTTAGATGGGGCTGCTAGTGGTTTCGGGGAAAGTTCAGCTTTCTTTACTAGCCCAAACTTCACGAACCAGTTGTTGTCACATAAATTTAACTTGCCAACTTCTAGTTCACTTCAAGCTCAAGGACAAGGAATCAGTCAAATTCAAAGCTTGTCCGCTGATGAAGTTGTGTTACTCAGATTGGAATCATTAGCTACAAAGGCTCATGCAATAAATTTGTTTGCTGATGTGAAATTCACTCAATTGATtccttcaccaccttctAATGACGATgatttggatgatgatttACTCCATCAGAACGATATATTGCCACCAAAGATGATTAAAACCATCAGTGAGGAAGGAGTTGTCTTGTACGTGAAGACTTTGTCCCTCTTAGCAAAGGGAATGACTATTGCAAGTGAATGGTGGTATAGTCAAGTTGAGGTTGAGCGCAGCAACAGTGATTCTCAAATCAACACAAGAAGCCATGGGTCAAGCCCTAGTCCAACTCCTAGCTTGAACTCAAATATCAATATATCTGTTAGGATCAATGAATTAGTCCAGTGGATCAGAGAAAAATTCAATGAGAGTTTGGAGAAGGCAGAGTTTATTAAATTAAGATTgcaagaagttgattcGATATTGGAATCAGAGTCTGGTGAGCAAGGATCTGATTCCAACTTGACTAGTATGGTATCCAACTTGTCTGTATCTGGTAATAAAGCTGTGgcagaaaagttgatttttgACAGAGCATTAGAAATGCTGAGAAACGCTGCTGTCAATGAATTAGTGAAGGAGGACTTGAAAGGTTGCGAATTAGCATACTCCACTGCTATTTGGATGTTGGAAGCTTTGTtagatgatgatttggaaagcTCCAATAAGTTGGATACAGAAGACAAACAAATGATTGAGAAGTTTGTTGTCAGCATTGGAAACAGGTTATCCGTTTTAAAGAGAAAGCTTGACTTCGCAGGAAATTGA
- a CDS encoding serine/threonine kinase (EggNog:ENOG503NTWD; COG:T) translates to MLDMSITPNDQSSRSRQNSTLINKSVEPTTVVSSGGASHTALSPTTSVSQHSLSHHNTTTTPVPAPGSPYLSRKSSYASPTASYVSADPLSPHGDDKDLRHNIFGKVTGLLQKSLLSSGDSRSIISSTEYDCEPKKDVTHKISDSTLKLDTFPKVPMKGSMVSLSSSRRPSSKAFLSLPMSRTDSPVKETNRVFLEYDPFSKRKVLNTYEILGEIGRGEHGKVKLAKDLVNKDLVAIKIVNRKSKKERPQLRMRKSARTNIENEYELKIKREIAIMKKCNHKHIVQLKEVLDDINTHKIYMVLEYLEKGEVKWKRTTKNSSRDFDSPEIPCGGSGHKYDLETDLLSNDYAPNLTFRQSRKVFRDVLLGLEYLHLQGIVHRDIKPANLLVSSENTVKISDFGVSFASSLDEADEGLINELELAKTAGTPAFFAPELCQTNFSSSRNTSRESSFSHSRKDSKSNSSSSLEVLRNELTLTKVLPKIDYKIDIWALGVTFYCLLFGRLPFNAESEYELFQVIVNQQLEFPKDKDSFNCPVPITDSEFDLAKDILSKMLSKNSSKRIEIKDIKEHPFILLDLDNDLEALNELLYLNNPDSNNNFLSSIDLQAMSNQEDVTTEDLDNAIIGIGSRIKKSIVRAITSGTRDHEIRKRFLSGMENSSSFNSSSDESTPMSPAQLQQRLVGDHSVILSESQQYHQSSALSRSQTEAIHSNTSHSSTVNPSTLPTQATPSRSSSYTLAGIKDGRFSNPILNDVIEANKSDASSRRGSASAGGANEVETKRNVVGDLYFRNQSVVETFKGIQEMDDKRRRSSAFSASIASSNPPTAKNSVSSHPSLTHEISPSQPMNIPGAHVSETMSQFELKRVNHTDTSSTIKPGNPTAGLSQIIVRPIGDANEHRASSVMSLPLTESFASLDSINDEYLTRKYKEFTKKKELEKSKEVEDTESTTDTLNEKFQNFNINNSMNSYGISFNFAKRDNKLDEIAPKTIVNSRPENVRSNTFDTSRNYSSSSCSSSASSSSSLDEDSRSNNNKRKTFEFESDEESSDTGSEDDSGSESEEDGDLTLAFTSRVTPSKPKFLSLDQRAKSHDSSLPGLNRAKPTKRVIQMPVVFPHDHNTLEDVPAGLMARVPRPSVSIVPIDKSSVSSDPSPVQIIEPAPSNSIKFSPRVEQNEQLLSATQRVHNRKSDEHERRPSPLINNAPFSANATTNSHLYAFPRVNDSNEPPVFGKRHDERFNNHYKKEPISSPFPNAIHNDSDRESKHKSVQREENQTQSSNANRPDYYRSNSITIGLLQHDEPGSG, encoded by the coding sequence ATGTTAGATATGTCCATTACTCCAAATGATCAATCGTCTCGGAGCAGACAAAACTccaccttgatcaacaaatccGTTGAGCCTACTACGGTGGTATCGCTGGGCGGGGCCTCGCACACTGCGTTATCCCCCACCACCTCCGTTTCTCAGCATTCGCTATCACACCAcaataccaccaccaccccgGTGCCAGCTCCAGGGTCTCCATACCTACTGAGGAAACTGTCATATGCATCACCAACCGCCAGCTACGTATCTGCGGATCCGTTATCTCCTCACGGAGATGATAAAGATTTGAGACATAACATCTTTGGCAAAGTAACTGGTTTACTTCAAAAGTCGTTATTGTCGTCTGGTGACAGCCGTTCTATCATTTCGTCGACCGAGTATGACTGTGAGCCCAAGAAAGATGTGACACATAAGATTTCTGACTCCACTTTAAAGTTGGACACTTTTCCTAAAGTCCCAATGAAAGGGTCTATGGTATCtttgtcatcttcaagaaggcCCCTGCTGAAAGCATTTCTCTCGTTGCCTATGTCACGGACAGACTCACCTGTTAAGGAAACAAACCGGGTATTCTTGGAATACGATCCGTTCAGTAAACGGAAAGTGTTGAACACATACGAAATCTTAGGAGAAATCGGCCGGGGAGAGCATGGGAAagtcaagttggccaaagatCTCGTCAATAAGGATTTGGTGGCTATTAAAATTGTCAATAGGAAGAGTAAGAAGGAACGGCCGCAACTTCGGATGAGGAAGTCAGCTAGAACCAATATTGAAAACGAATACGAGTTGAAAATCAAGAGAGAGATTGCCATCATGAAGAAATGTAATCACAAACATATCGTTCAGTTGAAAgaggttcttgatgatattaaTACCCACAAGATATATATGGTGTTGGAGTATTTGGAGAAAGGTGAAGTTAAATGGAAAAGAACTACcaaaaactcatcaagAGATTTCGACTCCCCAGAAATTCCCTGTGGAGGCAGTGGCCACAAATACGATCTTGAGACCGACCTATTGTCCAATGATTATGCTCCAAATCTCACGTTCAGACAATCCAGGAAAGTATTTAGAGACGTTTTGTTAGGTCTCGAGTACTTGCATTTACAAGGTATTGTCCACCGGGATATCAAACCTGCCAATTTATTGGTCAGCTCTGAGAATACCGTGAAAATCAGTGATTTCGGAGTTTCATTTGCATCCTCACTAGACGAAGCTGATGAAGGTTTAATCAAtgaattggaattggcGAAAACCGCTGGAACTCCTGCTTTTTTTGCACCTGAGTTGTGCCAGACTAATTTTTCAAGCTCTAGAAatacttcaagagaatCTTCATTTTCGCATTCCAGGAAAGATTCAaagtccaactcttcttcatcactaGAGGTGCTCAGGAACGAACTCACATTGACCAAAGTACTACCCAAGATCGATTACAAGATCGATATCTGGGCTTTAGGTGTGACTTTCTACTGCTTATTGTTTGGAAGATTACCGTTTAATGCTGAATCTGAATATGAGTTATTTCAAGTAATTGTCAATCAACAATTGGAGTTTCCAAAAGATAAGGATTCGTTCAATTGTCCTGTCCCTATTACCGATTCGGAATTCGATTTGGCCAAGGACATATTATCGAAAATGCTCAGTAAGAATTCGTCTaaaagaattgaaattAAGGATATCAAAGAGCACCCGTTTATcttattggacttggacAATGATTTGGAAGCTTTGAATGAATTATTGTATCTCAACAATCCAGATTCAAATAACAATTTCTTATCCAGCATAGACCTTCAGGCTATGAGCAATCAAGAAGATGTGACGACAGAGGATTTGGACAATGCTATCATTGGAATTGGctccagaatcaagaaAAGTATAGTCCGGGCCATAACCTCAGGCACAAGGGATCACGAAATAAGAAAGAGGTTCCTCTCCGGTATGGAAAATTCCTCCAGcttcaattcatcaagtGATGAGTCGACTCCAATGTCACCAGCACAATTGcaacaaagacttgttggagATCACTCGGTAATCTTATCTGAATCACAACAGTACCATCAATCATCGGCTTTATCAAGATCTCAAACCGAAGCTATTCATTCCAATACCTCTCACAGTTCTACAGTGAACCCGTCAACCCTTCCTACCCAAGCTACCCCctcaagaagttcttcTTATACCCTTGCTGGTATCAAGGATGGAAGATTTCTGAACCCAATTCTAAACGATGTAATCGAAGCCAATAAGTCAGATGCTTCTAGCAGAAGAGGCAGCGCGAGTGCAGGAGGTGCTAATGAGGTTGAAACCAAGAGAAATGTGGTGGGAGATTTGTACTTCAGAAACCAATCGGTAGttgaaaccttcaaagGTATTCAAGAGATGGATGACAAAAGACGAAGGTCAAGTGCATTTTCTGCGTCTattgcttcttcaaatcctccCACCGCTAAAAACTCTGTTTCTTCTCACCCAAGCTTGACCCATGAAATTTCACCGTCTCAACCAATGAACATACCAGGAGCCCATGTGTCCGAAACTATGTCTCAGTTTGAACTCAAACGAGTAAATCACACCGATACCTCATCGACAATCAAGCCAGGAAATCCTACTGCCGGACTCAGTCAAATAATTGTAAGGCCTATTGGAGATGCAAACGAGCACCGAGCATCATCCGTGATGTCTTTGCCATTAACCGAAAGTTTTGCATCCTTGGATAGCATCAACGACGAATACTTGACTCGTAAATACAAAGAGTttaccaagaagaaagagctCGAGAAAAGTAAGGAGGTAGAAGATACCGAATCTACAACAGATACTCTTAACGAGAAGTTCCAGAATTTCAACATTAATAACCTGATGAATTCGTATGGAATCTCGTTCAATTTTGCAAAGAGAGATaacaagttggatgagATAGCTCCAAAAACCATCGTGAACAGCCGGCCTGAAAACGTAAGGCTGAATACTTTTGATACCAGCAGGAACTATCTGAGTTCATCATGTTCAAGCTCAGCTTCCTCTTCGTCGTCATTGGATGAAGATCTGAGActgaacaacaacaaaagaaaaacgtttgaatttgaatcGGATGAAGAGAGTAGTGATACCGGAAGCGAGGATGATAGTGGCAGCGAGAGTGAAGAAGACGGGGACTTGACCTTGGCCTTCACTTCCAGAGTGACGCCATCGAAGCCAAAGTTTCTTTCGTTAGACCAAAGAGCCAAGTCTCATGACTCTTCACTTCCAGGACTTAATCGGGCCAAGCCGACAAAACGAGTTATACAGATGCCTGTGGTGTTTCCACATGATCATAATACTTTGGAGGACGTTCCTGCCGGGTTGATGGCAAGAGTACCAAGACCTAGTGTATCAATTGTACCTATAGATAAGTCGTCGGTGTCTTCAGATCCGAGTCCAGTGCAAATCATTGAACCAGCTCCATCGAATTCAATAAAGTTTTCTCCCAGAGTGGAACAAAACGAACAACTTCTTTCTGCTACTCAAAGAGTTCACAACAGAAAATCTGATGAACATGAACGACGTCCTTCTCCGTTGATCAATAATGCTCCATTCAGTGCCAACGCTACTACTAACTCACACTTGTATGCTTTCCCAAGGGTGAATGATTCAAACGAACCTCCAGTGTTTGGAAAAAGGCATGATGAACGATTCAACAATCACTATAAGAAAGAACCCATCAGTTCGCCTTTCCCCAATGCCATTCACAACGATCTGGATCGAGAAAGCAAACATAAATCTGTTCAGAGAGAAGAGAACCAAACTCAAAGCCTGAATGCAAATAGACCTGATTATTATAGGTCCAActccatcaccattggTTTGTTGCAGCATGATGAACCAGGTTCGGGTTGA
- a CDS encoding uncharacterized protein (COG:S; EggNog:ENOG503P5KA), with protein sequence MSTIKFNAGKVEYDEDTHECVPFPQKGVVTITPRSEEGSFYNFNWTQKSSEDGYFEIQEYLIIPGDVSFKQVSSCKTGRVLALTFLSSGAKHLFWLQDVGDDEELDKLTDKDVDLVKRINELFTPMDDEDEDEDEKPQKEEPPQPATTTNEPSTSTSAINLPILDLEDAFPFEVLETHLNRLSDKQLLELVKDDLPPTIGQNPTRANIYDLIRSGFFQQSKANLTQHLRNANGAGYLLAQSFGLEYQGEGISNFLEGIRKSSKKPHEESPSDDTTES encoded by the exons atgTCGACCATTAAATTCAACGCTGGGAAAGTGGAATATGACGAAGACACCCACGAGTGTGTTCCATTTCCACAGAAGGGTGTAGTTACCATAACACCACGCTCTGAAGAGGGATCATTCTACAATTTCAATTGGACTCAAAAGTCCTCGGAGGATGGCTATTTCGAAATCCAAGAGTATTTGATCATTCCTGGCGATGTCAGTTTCAAACAGGTCAGCTCCTGCAAGACTGGGCGTGTGTTGGCATTGACTTTCTTGAGCTCGGGTGCCAAACACTTGTTTTGGCTCCAAGATGTGggtgatgacgaagagttggataaGTTGACCGATAAAGATGTGGACTTAGTCAAAAGGATAAACGAATTGTTCACCCCCATGGATGACGAGGATGAAGACGAGGATGAGAAGccacaaaaagaagagccTCCACAGCcggccaccaccacaaacgA ACCCAGTACAAGTACCAGTGCCATCAATTTGCCCATTTTGGACCTCGAGGATGCGTTTCCGTTTGAAGTATTGGAAACCCATTTGAATCGCTTGTCTGATAAGCAATTGCTTGAACTTGTAAAGGACGACTTACCGCCTAcaattggccaaaatccCACTAGAGCCAACATTTATGATTTGATACGGAGTGGATTCTTCCAGCAGTCCAAGGCCAACTTGACTCAGCACTTGAGAAATGCCAATGGGGCCGGGTACTTGTTGGCTCAGTCATTCGGTCTCGAGTACCAGGGTGAAGGCATCAGCAACTTTCTCGAAGGGATCCGCAAATCGTCCAAAAAACCCCACGAAGAGTCACCTTCTGATGATACCACCGAACTGTAA
- a CDS encoding uncharacterized protein (COG:S; EggNog:ENOG503P4XD), with protein MEFPPGEIRDIIDEIAHILRTKNYTLAVSEAACGGLISAYLISVPGASDFYIGGKLVYSLKQRLRLSGWSADEIRHYMGPSEVVALRLARTTKYELGSTFVLSETGFAGPTVDLHLTDGGGTGTSAAGANASGTTVGASAGPGDVYLGFVGPDRELSCKRQTHSANRSQNMTEFARFGLEFLLDQLRSL; from the coding sequence ATGGAGTTCCCACCAGGTGAGATCCGAGACATAATCGATGAAATCGCCCACATATTACGGACCAAGAACTACACTTTAGCGGTGCTGGAGGCCGCGTGTGGTGGCCTCATTTCTGCCTACCTCATCTCGGTGCCTGGAGCGTCTGACTTTTATATTGGTGGGAAGTTGGTGTACTCGCTCAAACAGAGATTGAGGTTGAGTGGGTGGTCCGCCGATGAGATACGGCACTATATGGGACCCAGTGAGGTGGTGGCCTTAAGATTGGCCCGAACCACCAAGTACGAGTTGGGGTCGACATTTGTGCTACTGGAAACAGGGTTTGCGGGTCCTACCGTTGACCTACACTTGACGGATGGGGGTGGAACTGGTACTAGCGCGGCCGGGGCCAATGCGAGCGGTACTACTGTTGGGGCCAGCGCGGGTCCAGGAGACGTGTACTTGGGATTTGTGGGGCCAGATCGAGAACTCAGCTGTAAGCGCCAGACTCACTCGGCAAACCGGTCACAGAACATGACGGAATTTGCCCGGTTTGGTCTTGAGTTCCTTTTAGACCAATTAAGGAGTTTATAG
- the CDC3 gene encoding Cell division control protein 3 (EggNog:ENOG503NUM5; COG:D,U,Z) yields the protein MTADVDSIMPEVPDTSEYEKTIGNIKDIPQEVKVIKKKLNGYVGFANFPKQWHRKSIRRGFNLNLLVVGESGLGKSTLINTLFNKEILTHREPEAVDEDAGADSVDAVKVQSFKDVVEEDGVKLNLEILTTPGFGELTNNTDSWKPVVDEINSRFDGFLESESRVNRSTIEEKRIHALLYFIEPSGHSLRALDIEFMKQVHEKVNLIPIVAKSDTLSEEETAGFKKRILADIDHQGIRVFKPIQYDNDDEETLTISKQIMDKVPFAVVGSTREVQNAQGKLVRGRSYPWGTIEVDNEDHNDFTKLKQLLIRNYLEELKEHTANYLYEKYRTEKLVKMGIEQDDTVFREFDPVARQEEERTLHEAKLAKMEAEMKAVFQSKVTEKEKKLQRSEADLFARHKEMKDKLAKQIKLLEDKKAQLEKQKTLPQDPPASQPAPQKTRKGFLR from the exons ATGACAG CTGACGTCGACAGTATAATGCCCGAAGTGCCTGATACTTCAGAATATGAAAAAACCATTGGCAACATAAAGGATATCCCCCAGGAAGTTAAGGTGATcaagaaaaagttgaacgGGTACGTTGGATTTGCCAACTTCCCCAAACAATGGCACAGAAAGTCCATTAGGAGAGgattcaacttgaacttgttggtaGTTGGAGAAAGTGGATTGGGAAAATccaccttgatcaacaccttgttcaacaaggaaaTCTTGACCCACCGTGAGCCTGAAGCCGTCGATGAAGACGCTGGTGCTGATTCGGTTGATGCCGTCAAGGTGcaatctttcaaagatgtggttgaagaagacggggtgaagttgaacttggaaatccTCACTACCCCCGGCTTCGGcgagttgaccaacaacACCGATCTGTGGAAGCCAGTGGTGGACGAAATCAATAGCAGGTTCGATGGGTTCTTGGAAAGCGAGAGCAGAGTTAACCGGTCtaccattgaagaaaagagaatcCACGCGTTGTTGTATTTCATTGAACCAAGTGGCCACTCTTTAAGAGCCTTAGATATCGAATTCATGAAGCAGGTCCATGAAAAGGTCAATTTGATCCCCATTGTGGCCAAAAGTGATACGctttctgaagaagaaaccgCAGGgttcaagaagagaatCTTGGCCGATATTGACCACCAAGGAATCAGGGTTTTTAAGCCCATCCAATacgataatgatgatgaagaaacctTAACTATCAGCAAACAGATCATGGATAAAGTGCCATTTGCCGTGGTAGGATCCACTAGAGAAGTGCAAAATGCTCAAGGTAAATTGGTTAGAGGCAGAAGTTATCCATGGGGAACCATCGAGGTCGACAATGAGGATCACAATGACTTtaccaagttgaagcaATTGTTGATTAGAAACtacttggaagagttgaaagagCACACCGCCAACTATTTGTATGAAAAGTACAGAACTGAGAAATTGGTCAAGATGGGTATTGAGCAAGATGATACTGTCTTTAGAGAATTCGATCCGGTTGCCAGAcaagaggaagaaagaaCCTTACACGAGGCCAAGTTGGCAAAAATGGAAGCCGAAATGAAGGCGGTCTTTCAACTGAAAGTTActgaaaaggaaaagaagttaCAGAGAAGTGAAGCAGATTTGTTCGCCAGGCACAAGGAAATGAAAGATAAATTGGCCAAGCAGATCAAGTTATTGGAAGACAAGAAGGCCCAATTAGAGAAACAAAAAACCTTGCCCCAAGACCCTCCTGCTTCTCAACCAGCTCCTCAGAAGACTCGTAAAGGGTTCTTACGTTGA
- the POM33 gene encoding Transmembrane nucleoporin (EggNog:ENOG503P07M; COG:S), translated as MENDSTKQPPQSASGPSKSTVTGASSTSKVTGSINKEQLASTIKTLQFAWFVGHVFTLLGVFFYFTVAYFKFGKKIYWFYFDLATVGIIQSFGILVYQLVKKQGFNVKTLIKDDNVHFLGLGIMFLILRPYIILPYLPFQLFSLFHVLTYSKAYLLPIFNLGETSKPYTTIDKFVAQNNGKSIQLAGFLELISLAFLFARVLLFRKRSLTPFLVYLIFIKLRYEKSVVTRNHVKTLEVRIDGLINNLNNPGVKNVWIKVKGAFSKVGSFILVNDYKKNKVN; from the coding sequence ATGGAGAACGATTCTACAAAACAACCTCCACAATCGGCCTCCGGGCCATCCAAATCCACCGTTACCGGTGCCTCATCTACCTCCAAGGTCACTGGCTCAATTAACAAAGAGCAATTGGCCAGtaccatcaaaaccttACAATTTGCCTGGTTTGTCGGACATGTGTTCACATTGCTCGGAGTATTTTTTTACTTCACAGTAGCCTACTTCAAATTCGGCAAGAAAATCTACTGGTTCTACTTCGACTTGGCCACCGTAGGAATCATCCAAAGTTTCGGGATTTTGGTGTACCAATTGGTCAAGAAACAAGGATTTAATGTTaagactttgatcaaagacGATAACGTTCACTTTTTGGGATTGGGAATCATGTTCTTAATCTTGAGACCTTATATCATTCTCCCATACTTGCCATTCCAGTTGTTCTCCTTATTCCATGTCTTGACGTATAGTAAGGCTTATTTGTTACctatcttcaacttgggagAAACTTCCAAGCCATACACCACCATCGACAAGTTTGTTGCTCAAAACAACGGCAAATCGATCCAATTGGCCGGGTTCTTGGAATTAATCTCATTGGCATTCTTATTTGCTAGAGTGTTACTTTTCAGAAAGAGATCGTTGACTCCATTTTTGGTGTACTTGATCTTTATCAAGTTGAGATACGAAAAGTCGGTGGTTACCAGGAATCACGTTAAAACCCTCGAGGTTAGAATCGACGGTCTTATCAATAACCTCAACAACCCGGGGGTCAAGAATGTATGGATCAAGGTAAAGGGAGCCTTTAGTAAGGTTGGCTCTTTTATCTTGGTCAATGACTATAAGAAGAACAAGGTTAACTAA